Sequence from the Xiphophorus couchianus chromosome 23, X_couchianus-1.0, whole genome shotgun sequence genome:
ACATGCTCTACAGGAACATGCAATCACTAACAGTTTTCAAACTTATTTAAACACAACCTAATtggtttaaacatttctttacctACTTcctttggattaactgattatgGCACATCGGTAGGTAGGTGGAATTTTCTTTTTGGCAAATTTGATCGAGAGCAAGACGAGAAGCATCAGGATGTCAATAGTGAAGGAagaaagatttttgtttatattttcataatttgtatttttgacaaagcacaagaaaatggaaCCATTCAGGACAGCacattattgatatttatttcagtctatgatttttttgtaagttgtTGCAGCAGCACCCTCTTCAGATGTTGCTCCCAATGCAACTGTATGTGGCTTATGTCAAGCACAAGTCCTGCTTCTACGAGATACAGTTTCTTTTGCTGTCCAAACATGAGGCTAAAGTTCCAAGTCTtctattttgtggtttttgtatCCAGGTTACTTGTTTCACTTGTCAACATGTGTGCCGGTTGAGGGTGAAACCTTTGATCAGATACAGATATATGTGTTTCAATAATTGGTGCACGAATGGAGCTTCCACCACAAACACCTCCTTATTGTTGAATGCTGGCAGTGTGCTCTGTCTCTTGAAGCACATGGTGTGCAAAAGGAAGAAGTAGAATGGTGGGGAAGGGTCGTCATAAAGCTTCCGCTGGAAACTTCATAGATAGTCTGGCCATGTCAGGTTAAAccaaagagttttatttttagcatgtgCCAGCGTCGTGCCATGCATTAGCAAAACGCCAATGCATGGCAACTGTGCCAACTGCACCACACCTGGGATTACATTATGTCCAGGTTGAAGACAAAGAGAATAGTTTGAAAGAGGGATTAAGGAAGCCAtctttgtcaaaagaaaaaaacaacattgatcTCAGGGGGGAGGGTTGCAGTTTCAGCTTTCATGCATCTACAATCCCAGCTTAGAAGTGGTGCACACTGTACTTACTTTTGAAAACACTGAagtattaaaatatacaaattatgttttctaatATAACATTGCTGTATTGTTTTCTGAGTCCTTTTACAGAAACATGTAACTTGCTGAAGCCACCTGATGATGTACTGACATGTAGGACTACTCTGCTACAAAAAGTCTACACCACCTGTTAATTCTTcatcagaaaaatgtaattaaaaaatgacaGCCTTGTGGCCTAATCAAATATGTATTAATAAGTATACACCTACAGCTAGCTATTCAAAGTtactttcataaaaacacaaatttgaaaatattaatacataaagaaaaaaaatgatagtAAATAGGAAAATCAATTAAGTTCTAACAAGATGCCTTTAAATTGGTTGAGAAAATCATCAGGAATTATTGGTTTGCTGACTTATCATCCTGGTGATTGCTTTCAAACATCATTATTAAGATgaaaattttgaagaaaacttgTTTGTCTGCTACCAATAAAGATGCTGTATTGAATGCTGTTGTTCAGTATATGTGTGTTGTATTCAATATCTatgttttattagctttttgtgacccaaacacagagaaatgttgaaaatacaTTGATAAACTATTgtttaatgtaatgtttgttttgtaaaagccAATGCATGTGCTATTGGATTTACCTGTTGGGAGCTTGAAGTAAGTTTCAGATGTACATGGTTTTTTGTAACTTTGGGTTTTAGAACAAATGAAGACATTAGGTAAGTATCATTTGGCAAAAACGATATTTAGGAGAGTATTTACTCCAACTACTGCTGACCGTCAGATGATCAGTGATTATCTTACAAATCCTAAAATGCTGAGCACTTGATGATGGTAATAATCCCCAGCGGTTATTGGACGAGAGGCAAaatacaccctggacagattGTCACTGCCTTagagggcaacacagagacacacaggacaaacaactaCAACACTTGCACATATACGTAAGGACAATTTAGAGCAATCAATTGTGGTTTTGGACTATTTGAGAAAGCTGGAGTATGCAGTGAGAACCCAGGGATGCAGCAGGACAACAcacaaactccatgcagaaaaacacTAAGACCAGGATTTAAACCAACAACCTTCTTGTTTAATTAGTTTAACAAATTGTTGGTTAAAATGGAGAGACTCTTGTGTCTGTCTATAAATAACCCTTTAAATATGAGCAATTTCCTATATGCTCTGATTATCGCaatctaaaaatgttcagtgatgcataaacaaaataatttgcctGCACAGATTACAGACAAATTACGACTAATACATCTGCATGAGATGAGATAATATAGTGACATGGTATAAATTTTATACAATGTTTTGGTGACATTGTATAAAATGTCACCGTAAAATGTTTACGGTCATTAAAGTACAATAACCAAGACAAAGAACAGGAAGAAGGAAGAGCGATTGTGGCGACAAATGTTCTTTgattagatatttaaaaaaaacaaaaaaaaccccccaaaaaacaaagacatccTGTAACACCACACCTCTTTCTCTAACTTAGGCAAGAACAAGTCTGTCAAAGAAGGTAGTGTCAAGATGGTTCTTTTGTTGGTTACACTGCTTCTCCTTCCTCAGGGATGTAAGTTAAACCcacattcatttaaatttttcatctAGTTGAATTACTGTTAGATTAATGACAGCAAATGTCTATATTTTACATATCTTTTGACgttgtctgttttctttaacCTAATCTTACTTTTTATGATGTCGTACTTCTTTCCAAAATGCAGATATGTTGGTCCCAGTGAAAACAGTTGCCCTTGGTCAACCAGCAACTTTTACATGCCCATTTCCTGCAGATATGCTGAGCAACAATGAAGTCCACTGGTACAAACAGAGTACAGGGGATACTCTTACATTAATTGTGAGGCTGCGGAAGCATGCAGACCCTGCATTTGGgcagacattttctttctcaagaATGACTGCATCAAAAAATGAGACTGTTAGCAGACTGACAATACTCCGAACAGTTCCAGAAGATGAAGGAATGTATCACTGTGCTATCATCGACTGGACAGAAAACGCTTGGCATGGGACctatttgtatttaaaaggtaatgtaaaaatataagcACTTATAATTGTTGCTGTTTCAGCAACTTTGACCAATTCTGTCACTTATGATGAAATATCACCTTTCTCAATAAGTTTATTATCAGAGGGAAGAGATATAATTTTACCTGGTGAGATTGGATAATCACTCCCAATACAGCCACAATTCTATATGCTCACCTGTAATTGCTCTAAAAACATTGGGACAATCAGAATAAGGTTTTATATTTGAATTGCATAAGCTACAGCCAAAACTAAACAAGCAACTTCATCACTTGGTgaatgaaaattttaaataattaaagccACTCAGAGACCAAGAacttaagaaaaaacaagaaagagagaaactgtAAGTAAACATGTCTTCAATTTGActttgttcttcattttctaaaatgtgtttaaagatactaaaaaagttttgattagtgtttttttcttaaatagaaAACGCTGAGAGGACACCAAAGCATACTATAGTTCAACAGTTGACGGCAGCAGATTCTCACCTTCCAGGAGACTCTGTGACTTTACAGTGTTCAGTCCTCTCTAATCCTGACAAGATGTGTCCAGAAGACCTCAGTGTATTCTGGTTCAGAGCCAGATCACACAACTCCCATCCACACACAATTTATGTAGATGGAAACAAGCATGATGACTGCAATAAGAGAAATGACTCTCAGAGGAGATGTGCCTTTTCTAAAACCATCAGTTCCACTGACAGTGATACTTACTACTGCGCCGTGGCCACATGTGGAGAAATATTTATtggaaaggaaacaaaagcCAAAGTTCAAGGTAATTGTATAGTTTGATATAtgataaatttatattttatgtatgaTGTGTATTGcaacagataatgtgacagtaaTTACAAAGGCAATTAGCTTTTACTCATTGTAACTCAAGTTTCCCCCCTCCTTAAATGATGATTTAGGGTTCAGCTTGTGGTTCCAAGATACCAACAAAGTTGTTCTTCCATTCTGCATGGTTTTAGCTTTAAGTCTTATTTCAACAGTTGTTGTGTTATTCTCCATTAGCACAAGCAAGTATATGGACAACAAAGGTAATACAAGTCAACCGTTAATTTCTGTGTAAAAGAGCATCAATCCtactaatatatatttttattccgAAAAACAGCTGGGGTTGACCTACACAACTACTATAGTTGTAGACAGGTAAAgcattaaaatttatattttaattttaatagttaaattttgtgtatttatatattttgacCAATCTTTTCTATTTTACCAGGGGGTTGAATATGGACAGATGTACTCTGTGGTTGTCTTCAGCATAAGAAACCAGAAAGTGGATCCCTAAAACAGCCATAGAGAGAGAAAGTTCACACGAATCAAAGTTTTTGGACTCGAGATCTTTGGTGTTGCCTGTAACTAAAAATTGAATAGATACTTGTTTAGATCATAGTGCTTAGTAAAATAGAGAgaagtgtgaataaaataagaTCTATTATATATCAAttgatgttttaataaatatgttttgtatttataagaaaatatttatagtacaagttttttttgtcttttaatagAGCTGCCTACTTGGAGGATACTTGAAATGTAATATTCTTTGTTCAAAATTTTGTCCaggtttttatgtcatttctgaatttctttgcTAGCCTAAATTCTTTTgtgaccaaaattatttttctaaaaataacaaattaatgcaaacaaaaatgtaccGACTGtgttatgtatttgttttctatttgtcattcaataaatgttttcatacgtaaaaaaagaacatttacagtAAGAACTGATAAGATTCATGATCAAGGTTTTGATCTTGAAACTATTTtcttaagaaaaacacaaggaaaatGGTAGAACATTCCTTtgggaaatgtgaaaatatcatTGTAACCTGATGCAATCAAGCTAAAATACACTGTGTGGACATTTACTAGGCAAGTGAGTATTTTTACCATAATCCTAGTAAAGGGGTATTTTCTAACCCCAGGCTTAATGGATTTAAGCATAGCAGGTGAAGAGTATCTGTGAATGAGGGAGCATGTGGCCTAGGGAGGTCAACATTTTATATCAAAGTGCATAATTATTTGGCAGCCTCTTTTATTTAGgcaaaatgatgcaaaaaggacatttaactGATTCTGAAAAGTTAACAATTATCTCAGATGGATGTGTCACTTTTGAAATTGTCTGATCACAGAACTATCACATGTTTTGTGGCAAATAGTCTACAAGGTTGCAAGAAAAGTGTTgagaaaaaagacacaaattaaCTCCAAAGGATTTGAGAAGTTTGAAGCATGAATCGTCCAGGAGCATGTATCCTCCAGTTCCATCATATTCCATAACTACAACCTACCTGGAGTACCTAGAAGTGCAAGATCTTCAGCCCCCAGAGATATTGCCAAGGTAAGAAAGGTTGAAACCTGACCACTACTGCACATAACACATCAGCTGATTTGTCTAATCTGAACCAAGACATATCTGAAGACAAATTTTTCAGGACTTTATGGATGAAATGAGAATGATTCTTACTGGACCAGATGAATGGGCTGGATAAACGGGAACAAAGCTCCACTTGGGAGTCATACAGAAGCTAGGTGGAGGTGGGGTGCTGGTATGGACTGGTAATATTAAAAATGACCTGGTTGAATCTTTTCAGGTTGAAGACTGGTTTGAAATCAACTCTCAAACTTACTGCCAGTTTTCAGAAGGCACTTTCTTCAAGTAGTTGTACAGGAAGAAGTTTGCATCTTCCAAAAAGACAATGATTGTTTTGGATGACAATGTTCCATCACAGGTGTCTCAGTATTCATTTGCATGGCTTGCTAGTAAAGTCTCCCTTACTGACCTGACCTGAACCCAACTGAGAACTTGTGGGCAGTTCTGAAGCAGGGTGTTCATAGTGAAGGAAAACAATCGACCTCTCTGAACTGTCTGGGAGGATGTGGTTGCTGCTGCACAGAAAGTCGATTGTTAACAGAACAAGAAACTGACATGAATGGAAAGCTTATAGGTGTTGGTGAAAAGAAGGATGGCTATATTGGTCACTGATTTTTgctcaaaatgtcaaatatttattgGAAAGCTTTGAGGTATTTGTTTCTAgttctaaaataattaaaaagtgagatagaaaaatgtgtagttttaattttgttatttaataatTCTGTGCAACAATGGCTTCACAAAAATTGTGaacatacaaatatttttctcagaagactaaaacatccattttcctttcttaaatatttgtgtttgaggTTCATTAACATTTTGGATTAACCATAGAACTGTAATTGGTTATCAATAaacattaatctaaaaaataagaCATGGCTAATAGCTGTCTATACAGTGTAGAGGTTCATGtgtaaaatgttgcttaaaTAAAGCGAAAGTCAATAGGTGACTTGATTAATATTTGAAGTTGCCAAATTATCCGGTTATGTCACAGTGGATACAGGGCGAAATATTTTTCACGTCCTCCATTTTCCACTTTTGTCCCATAACTTATGTGTTGAAGCAACTCAAAGGTTCATCACTAAAAAGGAGAGGCACCACATAATGCTTAGATTCTCTCTGATCTGAAAAATAAGCTGACCAGCAGCATCTTATGTAAAggatgataaaaaaacaatttatctgCTATTGTTAAAGCACTGAGTGCATTCAAAAGGCCTGCATGATGATCCCTACATAGAGCTCAGTCCTTTAGGGACTTTTGCTTAGGAAATCCCCCCTAAGTCATACTCATGTAGGTAAAAGTTGCCAGCTGGAAACAATTACCCTTTGTTTTCTCAATCTCAAATAAAGAATCTGAAATCACACTGGCCCCACGATCTCTTACCACTACCAAAGAtttatcatcttttttttagaCTTCAAATGATATTTGACATCAAAAGAGAACTTATTTGAATCATTGAGCGGGCTTCAGAAGCAAGtactttcttttcttgtgtAAACATCAGGTATGAAGTTCAAGTCTCTGCTTGTGTGGCTTCTTCTTTCCAGGTTACCTCTTTTACATATCAAGATCTAAAAGAGCTGAAGTGAAACCAGGCTGGAAACCAGGGCCAGGGGTCATGTCTTTTGAACAGATGAAGGcagactgacaaaaaaaaaaaaaaaagaagacaagcaAATGCTTTACTGAAGCCTAgtaatttaaaagtgaaaatttaagaaatgtgtTGATTTCAGTAGTAATTTCAAAGTTTGTTGAAATGGTCACAAAGTGTAAGTTTATCTAATTCTAGAGATTTGCTGCTAACACTAAATATCAGCTTACTGATATTTACAATGGCTTCCAGTGTATTTTAATCCAATTTCTGAGATGGCACTGTCCGTGGTACTGGACAATTAGTTGGAccttgttgttgtttaaaaaaataaatattcaaagacacttgagtaaaataaacttaaaatacgTGTTTGGGGTGAGGAGGTAAAAACCCATCTGACAAAAGGACTTTAGattttgtagcattttaaaaCGTGATTAGTACAGTCGTGTGTATAGTCGTTCCTAACAAACTATTCTGacataaacaaacagaattgaactgaattgaaagCAGTAAGAGGGAGTTGAAACAAAGCAGGAGCATTAACACTAAGCACAACATCATCTGTAAAGATCTTGTCAGTTCCATCAGAGGCTCCAATCACAGAATCAACACATGGAAGCAACACTGAGCAACAACATTGCTACAACTCGACAGtctttctcagaaaaaaatattcaatatttaaaaaaattaaaaatgaccaaTTAGCCTACATTTTACatgataaatattttcacatttgacaAGACCAAATAGTTTTTTCTAATTCTACTCATAGGttcttattaaaatgaaaaagtcaaacttttctaactaaaagcttgaaaaagtaattaaatgaGCTACACTAAGACAGTTTCTCTTGTCCAGAAATTGAAAAGTTGAGGTATTACCCCTTGTTACAGAGTATTGATTGAAATGCAATGACTGTCATCTCTATTAATTGACTGCATATGGGCGTCCAGATTTAAGTAGTGACTTTAATTACCTGGCAATGTCTTAACAAAATTGTTCTTGTATTTATAACTTGCTGTGAGAATTACTTGAAGCTTCATCATTACATTTCAAGAATTTATGACAACGGACCTTAAAGGGGGGGAGACCACTGTGACAGGAAATGCTCTATCATTGTATATTTTGAGATAACCAATCAGATCTCTCTAAGGAACATAAGACCTCCTTCTGTaacttaaatatgaaaaattgctCCTACAAAGACATTGTCAGGATGATTCAGTTATTGGTTGTACTGCTTCTTCTTCACCAAGGATGTAAGTTCTTATACTTTGATAAATATGTGCCGTTTTCATTTGTACCTGTTTGGGATTTCAGTTGCCCTATTACCTTAGGGCTTGTGGCTTTTTGTGACTCCCTTGTTTATCATgttgttctcttttttaaaatacgATGTAGATACCTTGGTACCAGTGACCACAGTTCCTCTGGGTGAACCAGCAACTTTTACATGTTCGCTTCCTGCTGAAAAGCTGAACAATAATGAGCTTCACTGGTACAAACAGAATGCAGGACAGACGCTGACATTAATTGTAAAGCTGCGAAAGCACGCAGAACCTGCTTATGGGCCAGAATTTTCTGCCTCAAGAGTGAATGCATCAAAAAATGAAGGCTTCAGAAGTCTGACAATTCTAAGAACCGTTCAAGAAGATGAAGGAATGTATCACTGCGCGATTATTGACTGGATAGAGAATTCTTGGCATGGGACCTATTTGTTATTAACAGGTAAAGTTCAAATAATTGCTGAAAGCTAGACTCTgtgttcaaatacttatttttaccATGTTAAACATgagaatatattaaaaagatattgtcaagagttttaaaaaaatgtattttctgtagCTTCATATACCTCATAAGAGCatttctccctggtttaacatttttttcatacagGGAATATTATGATATTGTCTTAACTAGCATTATTAGATAACAAACCAACATCTCAATAAATGTCTGTCTTATGTCAGAATagttaaaattaacaaaatctgTGTTCTATGCTTCAGGAAACTCTGAAAATATACCAAAGTACCAAATTGTGCAAGAGGCAAAAGCATTAACTCCAGATCACGAAAGCAACTCTTTGACTCTTCAGTGTTCAGTGATGTCTGACTTTAACCACAATGCGTGTCCAGAAGACAtcagtgtgttttggttcaAAGTCAAATCAGATCAATCTCATCCAAATGTCATCTATGTTCATGGAGATAGAAATGATCAATGTCAAAAGAAATTCGATTTCCAGAGGAGGTGCGTGTTCTCCAAGAACATCAGAGCGTCTGATACTGGGAAATATTACTGTGCTGTGGCCTCATGTGGGGAGATTTTTCTTGGAACTAGAGCAAAACAGAATCAACAACCTGGTATGATTTTAGAATAGAAAAAATTGTTGCTAATAAAGTAAT
This genomic interval carries:
- the LOC114138825 gene encoding uncharacterized protein LOC114138825 gives rise to the protein MKNCSYKDIVRMIQLLVVLLLLHQGYTLVPVTTVPLGEPATFTCSLPAEKLNNNELHWYKQNAGQTLTLIVKLRKHAEPAYGPEFSASRVNASKNEGFRSLTILRTVQEDEGMYHCAIIDWIENSWHGTYLLLTGNSENIPKYQIVQEAKALTPDHESNSLTLQCSVMSDFNHNACPEDISVFWFKVKSDQSHPNVIYVHGDRNDQCQKKFDFQRRCVFSKNIRASDTGKYYCAVASCGEIFLGTRAKQNQQPDQTRDPQNNVLVIIITCLVISVIVNVILICYQTLKTACKKVEGTESTSSPATHDNMTESGEYTDNDNQNLDYAALQFSGRKSTRWTKKKQSNTEEGVYAQVKV